The DNA segment ttaatggaGTACACTTAATAGATTTCCACACAAAAGGGTTAAGGAACACTCACCCAATTATAACTAATTAAACTAAAGAGGATGAACAGGAGAATTCGAATAGAATATAGAATGTGAtaagtgatgtatgcttgattTTTGTCTCAATATATAATTCCCACACACACATACACACTAATTTTAGATTCTTTCACTCACTAATCACGGTCTCAGTTTTCAAAACAATAAATTGTATAGTAATAACGTTACCtgaaaagaaaacaacagaAACGTAGTTGacaatgttatataaacaaaggAACGTGCATTTTACATCTTCGGTTAACACTATTTAATACAAATATGGTTAAAATATAATAGAATTCTAGAGAAGTCAAAATTTTGCTCACAGACTGCTACCAAACAAAATTcgaaaaaaaatttcaagagAAAAAAGATATTAAACTTTCTTTAATCTGTCATACAATTGTACTTGTTTTGTCTGTTATCCTGCAAAACAGTGGTTTTAATGCTTATACATACATACGaataacagttttaaaacaaaaaaacactAATAAATGTTTGAGCAGAAGTTAAAccagaagaaaaaaagaataaacaaaGTGCAGAAAGAAGGGAAGGAAAAAGCCATGGCAATAAGGTGCTGCTCATGGCTGAAGCTCTTGAATGCTTCTTTTGCAGTGCAGATCATGAATGGACTTGAACAAAACACTACAAGATTCTTTCTTTTGTTAGATGCCTACAATGACTATTGACTACTCACCACAACCCCACCCGTGCTACACAAACACACTCTCTCTCTTGTGCACACACGTCACATGTATCTTCCTCACTAATAATTCAACGCTGTGGTCCCCTTGGGCCCTTATCAGTTATCACCCCACCATCCATGGCGCAAGAGAACTTTTCacactttaaaattttaatcaatgCACATAGAAATCATCATCTATATTCTAAGAGTAATAAAGGCATTTAAATAGGAAGAAGATAGAAATTGAAAAGCACGTAACTTTCTCATATCATAAATGCGTGACTACATGGGCAAAAGGACAACAGTAACACCAACCACATTAAATAACGTCCGACCAAGATATCACCTTCCCCTTCCCTTCTTCTGTAACAAGTCCTTACACCAATTACGATACAGCCTCCAAGGGAAGCccataacaacaataataatagcaGCGCGAAACACAACACAAAGATCAGTGTTTCCCACAAGCGTGTTACATTACTGTGCCATCCATCCGTCCAGTAGAAAATAGAGGAGGGTAGGGGCCCCCCTTCTCCCAATGTTGTCACACACACTCTCTCACTTCACACCCAAAGCTAGTGATAATTTTTACATCAGAGAAAAGGCAAACCCACCAAGGATTGAACACGACAAGGTTACAAAAAGAGGAAGTGAGGTAGGGGCCCATAACAGCCAAGAGGCGTGCACTCTCGTTTTTGGGTACTTTTTGGAACAACCAGTCTTCTCTTTCAAAAACAGCTCACACCCCATGCCAGCGTTAGTGCTACTTTCTCTAACCCCCAAGACATGGACTAATCATTCAtttcctctcttttttttcctttattgcGGCATAATAAGCTGAATACCTCATCTCTTTCTTCACACACAAATTACATTACACAAAACCCACCTCCTCAACTCCCTATCTTCCAACAACTTAATGATTGACCAGTGGCTTCTTCAAGGGATTCATTTCACACTTCACATTCACCACTTCCCTTGCTCAACACTATCACCCACCTTCCATGATTATTACAAGTCAATATCCATACTTGTTTATTATTCTAAAAACACACAAAGATAACGTACTAAATAAGAGATAATGTTTTCTAATTCTCCAACTTATATGGCATCAAGTCCAAGCTCTATGGCCTTGAGTTTCAATGATTTCAAGCAACGTATGGCTTCATCAAGAAGCACAACTGGGTCCTTGCCCTTTCCACCAGGAACTATGCATTGCAGAATGCTCAGAACATCTTGAAtcttctcctttctcatctttTTATTGCCCGACCAAGAACCCATTCCACCTGACCCTCTACTACTGTTGCCAACACTTGATTCTGCATCATCTTCAACTTCAAAGGGTCTTTTCCCGTCCAGAGAACTAGCAGAGTCAATGAACTGTGTGTCGTCATCATAAGCCCCGTCCCACAGCTTTCGCTTCTTTGTTTCTCCAACGGAGCTAGCAACTTCTTCGGCCGTTCCCCTACGAGGTTCTTCCTGATTATCGTGAGTGGTCATTGTACTGGGTGAATGTCCTGTACTAGtaacttcatcatcatcatcctcagtGGAATAACCATCACTGTCAGAGTAAAGCAATGCATTGATTTCCTCTGTGTCCTCATGCATCTCACTTTCAATGTCATCATCAGTTCCCTGATTTTCATCAACTTTATCATCCAAAGTTGGTCCAAGTCCAACCACATTATTCAAATCTCTCCTCAAAGATGGAGATTCATTCCCGTTGCTCAAATTGGTAGAACCATGCAGCTTTGAATCCCAGGAAGTAAGGCACTCAACAGGCCGACCAAACCTTGAACTATAAACCAAAGTTGTTTGATCAGCCGTTCGATCAATAACCAGGAATTGCTTCTGAGGGAAACCCGACGCCCCAACCGGGGCTATTTCCTCCCTAAACCCTTTTCCATGGCTAGCAGGGAGTTTTTCCTCTGCCGTGAAGTTTCGAGCAGGTGTAGTAAATCCCTGCCGAAAGCGAGGCAAACAATAAAACCAACCATGAGGTTCACCAGTATGTCCCAGCTGCGAATGAGGCAGCCCAGAGGACACATAAGCTGGCATTGTCACGTCTCTTGAGACGGAGTTGGCAACTGGATTCATAGCTGCAGAAGAACCATTTTGCTTCCCCATGCCAAAGGGTGCAGCATTGAAGGAGCTCAAATTGGGAGATTGCCAATCAAAGAACAGCTCCGGAATCCAGGTTCTACAATCTTCTCCCATTCAACCACAACAATCACCTAAAGATTTTCAAAGCACGCTGTGAATAAACAAAAATCTCTAATGAAAGAAACGAATGAATGCAAAAATTAACAATGCAAAATGTACCTGAAGAAAACGACTCAAACACAAGTGCTATCTTTTACTATTGGTAACTCTCACCAACAAGGAAAACAACAAAACCACCAGCTTAACCCAAAACGAACAAAGCAAAAAACTATTACGTGACAGGCTTGAGCAAGTGACGGAAGTATTCAGCCTGAACAACACCCAATAACAAAAATCTTTATCagtatatttttctataaagaGATAATGAGATTAGTTAAAAGATCATAAATTCAAAAATGATAAAAACTATAATATGAGTTTCTTCAATCCAAGGATAATATATACCTGGCAATCTATAAGAGGTTGAAAGCATGCCATAACTCTAACTATAATGGTAGCACTCCCTGCAATTCCATTCTCATGTTTCAATGCCCGAAATCTGGTTTGACTTGCTGCTTGGCACACCATAACTACTTTTCCAACCCTTCAAAATGAAAGAACAACAATGTTCCCAGAGACAGTGAGTCTGAAATCTGAAGCCTCCAACCCAGTGAAACCGGTTTTGCCGAATTGAACAATAGACAAAACTAAGTCTCTAATTTAACAGGGTCGACAAACTactaaggaaaagaaagactAGAAACTAATGACAACTAGAATGTTGAGGAGACAAATCAAACTAGACCAAGTTGAACAAAAGAGGTTGAAACAAGATGGGTGGCTTTTTTTCAGCTGATCTGACGGACATAACAAGGAACGACAACAAAAAAATTGGACCCCATTGattcaagaaaagaaagagatgaaGGAGGTGATTGAAAGAGGTTTAGATAAAAGGATCTTGAATTACAGAATGACTTTGCAATACAGGTTCAACGAAATCACTTTACGGTATACATCAACAGAGAGACTAAGCCACCACCGCATGCTGCTGTATCCTTATCCACAAAAAGATGAAGCCACCACTAACCACTACTCTTTCACCCAAAAACCCGATCAACGCCCTGCAATAGAATTCACACATCACAGATCCACCCATTAGCACATAATAACACCTTTAATTCAGCTCAAATTAGagcaaaatatataaaagtgagatcaaaacaagaaaaacaaaattt comes from the Phaseolus vulgaris cultivar G19833 chromosome 8, P. vulgaris v2.0, whole genome shotgun sequence genome and includes:
- the LOC137826532 gene encoding transcription factor bHLH143-like; translated protein: MGEDCRTWIPELFFDWQSPNLSSFNAAPFGMGKQNGSSAAMNPVANSVSRDVTMPAYVSSGLPHSQLGHTGEPHGWFYCLPRFRQGFTTPARNFTAEEKLPASHGKGFREEIAPVGASGFPQKQFLVIDRTADQTTLVYSSRFGRPVECLTSWDSKLHGSTNLSNGNESPSLRRDLNNVVGLGPTLDDKVDENQGTDDDIESEMHEDTEEINALLYSDSDGYSTEDDDDEVTSTGHSPSTMTTHDNQEEPRRGTAEEVASSVGETKKRKLWDGAYDDDTQFIDSASSLDGKRPFEVEDDAESSVGNSSRGSGGMGSWSGNKKMRKEKIQDVLSILQCIVPGGKGKDPVVLLDEAIRCLKSLKLKAIELGLDAI